A window of Sulfurimonas gotlandica GD1 contains these coding sequences:
- a CDS encoding heat shock protein transcriptional repressor HspR has translation MIHQYDEPVYLISIVSKILEIHPQTLRQYERENLVCPSRSNGRIRLYSQRDIDRIKLILRLTRELGVNLAGVDIILRLKENVDGMETEIAELRHQVSRAQNSHSVSPDKALVTKKSLYEMIIFE, from the coding sequence ATGATACACCAATATGATGAGCCAGTATACCTAATTAGTATAGTTTCAAAGATTTTAGAGATTCACCCTCAAACTTTACGACAGTATGAGCGTGAAAACCTTGTATGCCCATCTCGTTCAAATGGCCGCATAAGGCTATACTCACAAAGAGATATAGACAGAATTAAACTTATACTTAGACTGACTCGTGAGCTTGGTGTTAATTTGGCTGGTGTTGATATAATTTTGAGACTTAAAGAGAATGTAGATGGTATGGAAACAGAGATTGCAGAACTTCGTCATCAGGTTTCTCGTGCCCAGAATAGTCACTCAGTGTCTCCAGATAAGGCTCTAGTGACTAAAAAGAGCCTCTACGAGATGATAATTTTTGAGTAG
- the murA gene encoding UDP-N-acetylglucosamine 1-carboxyvinyltransferase encodes MDYLQIKRVNSLNGNIKISGAKNASLPLIAMTILAINSVHIKNLPQVADIKTLLKLLSNLGAQCDFRDDKVVVDTSTLTQTKATYDIVKTMRASILVLGPILARFGHCEVSLPGGCAIGQRPVDLHLKALEHMGAKISIEAGYIQATAPNGLKGCDIIFDKITVTGTANIVMAAALASGNTTITNAAREPEVVQLCEILNASGVQIDGIGTAILTVHGTNGKLINIEEFAVIPDRIEAGTYLCAGAISRSELTLSSVEPKHLGSVLAKLEEMGSKFTITESTITIHPSDVIKPIKIVTQEYPAFPTDMQAQFLALATQANGTSIIEERLFENRFMHVSELQRMGADISLNGHVATITGGTKLSGTDVMATDLRASSALVLAGLVADGTTNVHRIYHLDRGYDALEKKLEAVGADVRRLKE; translated from the coding sequence ATGGACTACTTACAGATAAAAAGAGTTAATTCTCTAAATGGAAATATAAAAATCTCTGGTGCTAAAAACGCATCCCTTCCACTAATTGCTATGACTATACTTGCAATCAATAGTGTTCATATAAAAAATTTACCTCAAGTGGCAGACATAAAGACTCTTTTAAAACTTTTATCTAATCTTGGTGCTCAGTGCGACTTCCGTGATGACAAAGTTGTAGTAGACACTTCTACTCTTACTCAAACAAAAGCAACTTATGATATTGTAAAAACCATGAGAGCTTCTATACTTGTTCTAGGACCGATTTTAGCTAGATTTGGCCACTGTGAAGTATCTCTTCCTGGTGGTTGTGCTATTGGTCAAAGACCAGTTGATCTTCACTTAAAAGCTTTAGAACATATGGGTGCAAAGATTAGCATAGAAGCTGGTTATATTCAAGCAACTGCACCAAATGGTCTAAAAGGCTGTGATATCATTTTTGATAAAATCACAGTAACAGGAACTGCAAATATTGTAATGGCTGCAGCTTTGGCTTCTGGAAACACAACCATAACCAATGCAGCAAGAGAACCTGAAGTAGTTCAGCTTTGTGAAATTCTTAATGCTAGCGGAGTCCAAATAGATGGTATTGGAACTGCAATATTAACTGTCCATGGAACAAATGGTAAATTAATAAATATCGAAGAGTTTGCGGTTATACCAGATCGTATAGAAGCTGGTACATACCTTTGTGCTGGAGCGATTAGTCGCTCTGAACTTACTCTTAGCAGTGTAGAGCCAAAACATTTAGGTTCTGTACTAGCAAAACTTGAAGAGATGGGTAGCAAATTTACTATTACAGAGAGCACTATTACTATTCATCCATCAGATGTAATAAAACCAATAAAGATCGTAACTCAGGAGTACCCAGCATTTCCAACAGATATGCAAGCTCAATTCCTTGCACTTGCTACTCAAGCAAATGGAACTTCTATTATTGAAGAAAGACTATTTGAAAATAGATTTATGCATGTAAGTGAACTTCAAAGAATGGGAGCTGACATCTCTTTAAATGGGCATGTTGCAACTATTACCGGTGGGACTAAGCTTAGTGGAACAGATGTTATGGCAACAGATTTAAGAGCTTCTAGTGCTCTAGTATTAGCTGGGCTTGTTGCAGATGGCACAACAAATGTACATAGAATATACCACTTAGATCGCGGTTATGATGCATTGGAAAAGAAGCTTGAAGCAGTTGGGGCAGATGTTAGAAGGTTAAAAGAGTAG
- a CDS encoding GGDEF domain-containing phosphodiesterase, giving the protein MKISFTSLTFKTLSLLFMSSIIFIIFIVVIAKESFFQGYTYLIKEDLSSIEEKISPDIAMNLSYGLTSDLKRIATAQLKHKKILLLKIDSVTLEKPMLFSKKNKSIQELKDEGHFVSTKVIYDPATKNELGKTTIIYSNESYKTYMQNFYKWFIGGVSIFGLAIALLGFLLYNSLKRLSVLASSFERFNPNRPKDFHFNVQTNDEIGTINRSANIMVQKLTKYIDNTQKLNDTILQKEAHLKEAQRIAKVGSWEYNVIDGSLLLSDEVYRILGVKFGTAITWKDFLDFISKDDYDNVVKVIEDAIKHGSKFNIKYALILKSKNEIYVQTRGKVRKKAGGMVRITAVSMDITNDIKNKKTIEKLAYYDSLTGLANRTLLKDRMHKAIQYAKREQTNLAVMFLDLDHFKLINDTLGHSVGDDMLIHIAEILKIHIRESDTLSRLGGDEFVILLPSVKSIFDAQNIASKIQHTLQSKHDIGDHQLYITSSIGVSLYPDHGDNSEELIRNADTAMYEAKNSGRNNYRIYSQSMGNYVDQQLHLEQDLIQAVKHKAGIEVFYQAKIDSENNFISGAEALARWRHPTNGLIFPDQFIHIAESTGLMIELGNIIIEESIFQLQEWNKLGLVGLKIAINLSARQFQDPNLVSFISSMLHNYQVSPSQVEFEITETLSMTNMTNTLRILTELKAIGVSIAIDDFGTGHSSLAYLKKFPINTLKIDRSFVLDIIEDDDDKTIVQTIVSMAHSLGFNTVAEGVETLEHVALLKTMGCDQLQGYYFSKPIPKDEFTKFIQDYMPNK; this is encoded by the coding sequence ATGAAAATATCTTTTACTTCTTTGACATTCAAAACACTTTCTTTACTTTTTATGTCATCGATTATTTTCATAATTTTTATCGTAGTTATTGCTAAAGAGTCCTTCTTTCAAGGTTACACTTATCTAATCAAAGAAGATCTTAGTTCTATAGAAGAGAAGATTTCTCCAGATATTGCGATGAACCTAAGTTATGGACTTACAAGCGATTTAAAAAGAATTGCTACTGCTCAACTCAAACATAAAAAAATTCTACTTTTAAAGATAGACTCAGTTACTCTTGAAAAACCTATGCTGTTTTCTAAAAAGAATAAATCTATTCAAGAACTAAAAGATGAAGGTCACTTTGTATCTACAAAAGTTATCTACGACCCAGCTACTAAAAATGAACTTGGAAAGACTACAATAATATACTCAAATGAGTCATACAAGACATACATGCAAAACTTCTATAAATGGTTCATTGGTGGTGTATCTATCTTTGGGCTTGCAATTGCTTTACTTGGTTTTCTTCTATATAACTCACTAAAGCGATTAAGTGTCTTAGCATCATCGTTTGAGAGATTTAACCCAAATAGGCCAAAAGATTTTCACTTTAATGTACAAACAAATGACGAGATAGGGACTATTAACAGATCTGCTAATATTATGGTTCAAAAATTGACTAAATATATCGACAATACACAAAAGCTAAACGATACTATTTTACAAAAAGAGGCGCACCTAAAGGAAGCACAGAGAATTGCTAAAGTTGGAAGCTGGGAGTACAATGTTATAGATGGAAGCCTACTCCTTAGTGATGAAGTTTACCGCATTTTAGGGGTTAAGTTTGGTACAGCTATCACATGGAAAGATTTTTTAGATTTTATATCAAAAGATGATTATGACAATGTTGTAAAAGTTATTGAAGATGCCATAAAACATGGTTCAAAATTCAATATAAAGTACGCACTAATTCTTAAAAGTAAAAATGAAATCTATGTGCAAACAAGAGGCAAAGTTCGTAAAAAAGCAGGAGGCATGGTAAGAATAACTGCTGTAAGTATGGATATAACAAACGATATCAAAAACAAAAAAACGATTGAAAAACTTGCTTACTATGATTCTCTTACAGGTCTTGCTAACAGAACACTTTTAAAAGATAGAATGCATAAAGCAATTCAGTATGCAAAAAGAGAACAAACAAACTTGGCAGTAATGTTTTTAGATCTAGACCACTTTAAACTAATCAATGATACTCTTGGTCATAGTGTCGGTGATGATATGCTTATACATATTGCAGAGATATTAAAAATTCATATCAGAGAATCAGATACTTTATCAAGACTAGGTGGAGATGAATTTGTAATACTTCTGCCATCTGTAAAATCAATTTTTGATGCACAAAACATTGCATCTAAGATTCAACATACTCTTCAAAGTAAACACGACATTGGTGATCATCAACTCTATATTACATCAAGTATAGGCGTCTCACTATATCCAGATCATGGAGATAATTCTGAAGAGCTAATTAGAAATGCCGATACAGCAATGTATGAAGCCAAAAATAGTGGCAGAAACAACTACAGAATTTACTCACAAAGTATGGGCAACTATGTTGACCAGCAGTTGCATCTAGAACAAGACCTAATTCAAGCAGTTAAACACAAAGCCGGAATTGAAGTCTTTTACCAAGCAAAAATTGATTCTGAAAATAACTTCATATCTGGAGCAGAAGCCTTAGCAAGGTGGAGACATCCGACAAATGGCCTAATATTTCCAGATCAATTCATTCACATTGCAGAGAGTACAGGTCTGATGATAGAGCTTGGTAATATTATTATTGAAGAGTCTATTTTTCAACTCCAAGAGTGGAATAAGCTAGGACTCGTAGGTCTGAAAATTGCCATAAATCTTTCTGCTAGACAGTTTCAAGACCCTAATTTAGTCTCATTTATCTCATCTATGTTGCATAACTATCAAGTTAGTCCGTCTCAAGTTGAGTTTGAGATTACAGAGACTCTCTCCATGACAAATATGACAAACACTCTTAGAATTCTTACAGAGTTAAAAGCTATTGGAGTTTCGATTGCCATTGATGACTTTGGTACAGGTCACTCATCTTTGGCTTATCTTAAAAAATTTCCAATAAACACATTAAAAATAGACAGATCGTTTGTGCTAGACATTATAGAAGATGATGATGACAAGACTATAGTTCAGACTATAGTATCTATGGCTCACTCCCTTGGCTTCAATACAGTTGCTGAGGGAGTAGAGACTTTAGAACACGTAGCGCTACTAAAAACAATGGGCTGTGACCAACTTCAAGGGTACTACTTTTCTAAGCCGATACCTAAAGATGAGTTTACAAAATTTATACAAGATTATATGCCAAATAAATAA